One window from the genome of Eucalyptus grandis isolate ANBG69807.140 chromosome 7, ASM1654582v1, whole genome shotgun sequence encodes:
- the LOC120295883 gene encoding uncharacterized protein LOC120295883: protein MSKCLQVAFPSLETLHINDMDNIEMIWDNQAIADSFPKLKSLFVYSCNKFVTVVPSYILGQLLCLESLRVEACASLEVVFELQPPNPLDGHHVALLLKELTLSNLPKLKCIWDKEIHHQVKFQCLRSISVSKCKSLASLFPTLVARDLIQLEELEIYECGIVELIEKEEGPIPRFDFPKLTSLKLKLLIELKCIYTGRHALHWPALKTLEVLGCNKVEILASQPKNEMPFHKHPLFFIEKGAFPSLQELKLDLSERMEIWYRHFHDGEVFNKLRFLELRHLSQESSISTSCFVESLPNLEELVVCESYLEDPSSIKEAIEGTSHELKVILPFSRYIQHLQTLDVSLCDGLSNMFTSTIAENLVALTKLKISNCRILTEVITMRKVGRGK, encoded by the exons ATGAGCAAATGCTTGCAGGTTGCTTTTCCTAGCTTGGAGACCTTACATATCAATGACATGGATAACATCGAGATGATATGGGACAATCAAGCTATTGCAGATTCTTTCCCCAAGCTAAAATCGCTTTTTGTGTATAGTTGCAATAAGTTTGTGACCGTTGTTCCTTCTTACATTCTAGGACAGCTCTTGTGCCTGGAAAGTTTAAGGGTAGAAGCATGTGCTTCACTTGAAGTTGTTTTTGAACTTCAACCACCAAATCCTCTAGATGGACATCATGTTGCTCTTTTGTTAAAAGAGTTGACGCTATCAAATTTACCAAAGCTAAAGTGTATATGGGATAAGGAAATACACCATCAAGTTAAATTTCAATGTCTACGTTCTATCAGCGTTTCCAAATGCAAGAGCCTCGCCTCCCTATTTCCAACGTTAGTGGCCAGAGATCTAATCCAACTTGAGGAGTTGGAGATCTATGAATGTGGCATTGTGGAACTCattgagaaggaagaaggacCGATTCCCAGGTTTGATTTCCCAAAGCTAACCTCCCTCAAGCTTAAGCTTCTTATAGAGTTGAAGTGCATCTACACCGGAAGACATGCTTTACATTGGCCGGCATTGAAGACCTTGGAGGTCCTTGGCTGTAACAAAGTGGAGATACTTGCTTCGCAACCTAAGAATGAGATGCCATTTCATAAGCACCCTCTCTTCTTCATAGAAAAG GGCGCATTCCCTAGCCTCCAAGAGTTAAAATTGGATTTATCCGAACGGATGGAGATATGGTATAGGCATTTTCATGATGGAGAAGTCTTCAACAAGCTTAGATTTCTTGAGCTCCGTCATCTCTCCCAGGAGTCTTCAATATCCACATCATGTTTTGTTGAGAGTTTACCCAACTTGGAAGAGCTAGTTGTATGTGAATCTTATCTAGAAGACCCAAGTAGCATTAAAGAAGCCATAGAAGGCACAAGTCATGAGCTAAAAGTGATATTACCCTTTTCAAGATATATTCAACATCTGCAAACTCTAGATGTGTCACTTTGTGATGGGTTATCAAATATGTTCACATCGACAATAGCTGAAAATTTGGTGGCACTCACAAAATTGAAGATAAGTAATTGTAGAATATTGACAGAAGTCATTACGATGAGGAAGGTGGGGAGGGGCAAGTAG